In Neofelis nebulosa isolate mNeoNeb1 chromosome 10, mNeoNeb1.pri, whole genome shotgun sequence, one DNA window encodes the following:
- the PSMA1 gene encoding proteasome subunit alpha type-1 isoform X2 — protein sequence MFRNQYDNDVTVWSPQGRIHQIEYAMEAVKQGSATVGLKSKTHAVLVALKRAQSELAAHQKKILHVDNHIGISIAGLTADARLLCNFMRQECLDSRFVFDRPLPVSRLVSLIGSKTQIPTQRYGRRPYGVGLLIAGYDDMGPHIFQTCPSANYFDCRAMSIGARSQSARTYLERHMSGFMECNLNELVKHGLRALRETLPAEQDLTTKNVSIGIVGKDLEFTIYDDDDVSPFLEGLEERPQRKAQPAQPADEPAEKADEPMEH from the exons ATG tttcgCAACCAGTATGACAATGATGTCACTGTATGGAGCCCTCAG GGCAGGATTCATCAAATTGAATATGCAATGGAAGCTGTTAAACAAGGTTCAGCCACAGTTGGTCTGAAGTCAAAAACCCATGCAGTGCTGGTTGCATTGAAG AGAGCACAGTCAGAGCTTGCagctcatcagaaaaaaattctccatGTTGACAACCATATTGGTATCTCGATTGCGGGACTTACTGCTGATGCTAGACTGTTATG taattttatgcGCCAGGAGTGTTTGGATTCCAGATTTGTATTTGACAGACCTCTTCCTGTGTCTCGTCTTGTATCTCTAATTGGAAGCA AGACCCAGATACCAACGCAACGATATGGCCGGAGACCATATGGTGTTGGACTGCTTATTGCTGGTTATGAT gATATGGGCCCTCACATTTTCCAGACCTGTCCCTCTGCTAACTATTTTGACTGTAGAGCTATGTCCATTGGAGCACGTTCTCAATCTGCTCGTACTTACTTGGAGAGACATATGTCTGGGTTTATGGAGt GCAATTTGAATGAACTGGTTAAACATGGTCTGCGTGCCTTACGAGAGACACTTCCTGCAGAACAGGACCTAACTACAAAG aatgTTTCCATTGGAATTGTTGGTAAAGACTTGGAGTTTACgatttatgatgatgatgatgtatcTCCATTCCTGGAAGGTCTTGAAGAAAGACCACAGAGAAAGGCACAG CCTGCTCAACCTGCTGATGAACCTGCAGAAAAGGCTGATGAACCAATGGAACATTAA